One stretch of Candidatus Poribacteria bacterium DNA includes these proteins:
- the lon gene encoding endopeptidase La, with product MATKEKEENIDENTAEEEFIQELPLLPLDDLVVFPYMPPVPPFPPHHVALSGKMATTAVEDAMEHDRGLCIFRPKRDLSKEKIKEIKKSDLSPVGSLIHILRYKTDDEDVLFLAHGRERVQIEEILHTEPFVKARIHIIDSDDEDPVANAEIDLEVEALVRSNDEMFQRIVQMSSRYQEEYGSLTKTMIDEPGRLADYIAAMLDLKPHDKQRILEAVSVHERLNTLAVILAKELDLHELESKIQNNAQAVINKGQREYYLREQLKAIQTELGEADDLGLEIDEMREQLSETEMPDKARQAAEKELKRLAKMQSFSPESTVSRNYLDWLLNLPWCVSTEDALDIAAAQEILDADHYDLEKVKERILEYLAVCMLKDDMKGPIFCFVGPPGVGKTSLGRSIARSMNRKFVRISLGGMHDEAEIRGHRRTYIGSMPGRIVKGIRQAESNNPVFMLDEIDKLGSDFRGDPASALLEVLDPEQNHSFTDNYLDVPFDLSKVMFVTTANQLHTIPPPLRDRMETIELPGYTSNEKLMIAKQYLIPRQLAENGLKSKLITIRNTAINKVIGEYTREAGVRNLERELGTLCRKVARGVAEGNTERTTIGAKDIQGYLGPAKFDSEIASRKADVGVATGLSVTPAGGEILFIEVATTKKVNAQTQLRVTGQIGEIMQESAQAALSYVKSQSDALKFDPKLLENDIHIHVPAGAIPKDGPSAGITIATALASIATQQQVNPEVAMTGELTLRGRVLPIGGVKEKILAAKQAGIKKVIMPKGNKKHFIEVPEDIQAGLEFQFVGHVTEVFKEVFR from the coding sequence ACCACGGCTGTTGAGGATGCTATGGAGCATGACAGGGGACTTTGTATCTTTCGTCCAAAAAGAGATCTCTCAAAGGAAAAGATTAAAGAGATTAAAAAGAGCGACCTCAGCCCAGTCGGGAGTTTGATTCACATCCTCCGTTACAAAACTGATGATGAAGATGTATTGTTCCTTGCACATGGACGGGAGCGCGTCCAAATTGAAGAAATTTTACATACGGAGCCGTTCGTTAAGGCTCGCATCCATATCATTGATAGCGATGATGAAGATCCGGTTGCTAACGCCGAAATAGACTTGGAGGTGGAAGCACTTGTTCGCAGCAATGATGAGATGTTCCAACGTATTGTTCAGATGTCATCGCGCTACCAAGAGGAGTACGGTAGCCTGACCAAAACTATGATTGATGAACCGGGTCGCCTTGCGGACTATATCGCCGCTATGCTGGATCTGAAACCGCACGATAAGCAACGCATTTTGGAGGCGGTGTCCGTTCATGAACGCTTAAATACACTTGCTGTTATTCTCGCTAAAGAACTGGACCTGCACGAATTAGAAAGCAAAATCCAAAATAATGCACAAGCCGTTATTAATAAGGGGCAGCGTGAATACTATCTCCGGGAACAACTCAAGGCTATTCAAACTGAGCTTGGTGAAGCGGACGACCTTGGACTTGAGATTGATGAAATGCGGGAGCAGCTGAGCGAAACTGAAATGCCAGACAAAGCGAGACAGGCGGCGGAAAAAGAATTGAAACGGCTCGCCAAAATGCAGTCTTTCTCACCCGAATCAACCGTTTCTCGGAACTATCTGGATTGGTTGTTAAATCTCCCTTGGTGTGTCAGTACTGAAGATGCTTTGGATATTGCCGCAGCACAAGAGATTCTTGATGCGGATCACTACGATCTGGAGAAAGTCAAGGAACGGATTTTGGAATACCTCGCTGTTTGCATGCTCAAAGACGATATGAAGGGACCGATCTTCTGTTTTGTTGGACCGCCCGGGGTTGGGAAAACCTCGCTCGGTAGGTCTATCGCTCGCTCAATGAACCGGAAGTTTGTCCGTATCTCATTGGGCGGTATGCACGATGAAGCTGAAATCCGCGGGCATCGACGTACTTATATCGGCTCGATGCCGGGGCGCATCGTCAAAGGGATTCGGCAGGCTGAGTCGAACAATCCTGTTTTTATGCTTGATGAAATTGACAAACTCGGATCTGATTTTCGTGGTGACCCGGCTTCCGCACTTCTGGAAGTCCTTGACCCGGAACAGAATCATTCGTTCACGGACAACTACCTTGATGTACCGTTCGATCTGTCGAAAGTGATGTTTGTCACGACGGCGAATCAGCTCCACACTATTCCACCGCCATTACGGGACCGGATGGAAACAATAGAACTTCCCGGCTATACTTCCAACGAGAAACTGATGATCGCCAAGCAGTATTTGATACCGCGTCAATTAGCGGAAAACGGACTAAAAAGTAAGTTAATTACTATCAGGAATACTGCAATCAACAAAGTCATCGGTGAGTATACTCGCGAGGCAGGTGTGCGAAATTTAGAGCGTGAACTCGGCACCCTTTGCCGAAAGGTCGCACGCGGTGTTGCTGAGGGGAACACCGAGCGAACAACGATTGGAGCGAAGGATATTCAAGGGTATTTGGGACCAGCGAAGTTTGATTCCGAAATCGCGAGTCGTAAAGCCGACGTTGGTGTGGCAACAGGACTATCTGTCACGCCTGCAGGTGGCGAAATCCTCTTCATTGAGGTTGCGACGACTAAGAAAGTGAATGCCCAGACGCAACTTCGTGTCACTGGACAGATCGGTGAGATTATGCAGGAATCCGCACAAGCCGCGCTCAGTTATGTCAAATCCCAATCTGATGCCCTCAAATTTGATCCGAAGCTATTGGAAAACGATATTCATATTCATGTGCCAGCAGGGGCGATCCCGAAGGACGGTCCTTCGGCGGGTATTACCATTGCAACCGCCCTTGCCTCCATTGCCACACAGCAACAAGTCAATCCGGAAGTCGCCATGACAGGTGAACTCACGCTCAGAGGGAGAGTGTTACCTATCGGCGGCGTGAAGGAAAAGATTCTTGCCGCGAAGCAGGCAGGTATCAAGAAAGTCATTATGCCAAAAGGCAACAAAAAACACTTCATTGAAGTGCCTGAAGACATTCAAGCTGGTCTTGAATTTCAGTTTGTAGGACATGTCACCGAGGTTTTCAAGGAGGTTTTCAGATGA